In the genome of Kitasatospora cathayae, one region contains:
- a CDS encoding response regulator transcription factor: MRRVVIAEDSVLLREGLTRLLTDRGLEVVAGVGDGAALVKTIHDLAACDALPDVVVSDVRMPPTHTDEGLRACVELRGRYPQLGVLVLSQFVEERYASELLAGSTRGVGYLLKDRVAEVREFADAVVRVAEGGTALDPEVVQQLLSRSRKGDVLANLTPREREVLGLMAEGRTNAAVAKQLVVSDGAVEKHVSNIFLKLGLAQSPEDHRRVLAVLTYLNS, from the coding sequence ATGCGTCGCGTCGTCATCGCCGAGGACTCCGTACTGCTGCGGGAAGGTCTGACCCGGCTGCTCACCGACCGCGGCCTGGAGGTCGTGGCGGGTGTCGGGGACGGCGCCGCCCTGGTGAAGACCATCCACGACCTGGCGGCCTGCGACGCCCTGCCGGACGTGGTGGTCTCGGACGTGCGGATGCCCCCGACCCACACCGACGAGGGCCTGCGCGCCTGCGTGGAGCTGCGCGGGCGCTACCCGCAGCTGGGCGTGCTGGTGCTGTCGCAGTTCGTGGAGGAGCGCTACGCCTCCGAGCTGCTGGCCGGCTCGACCCGGGGCGTCGGCTACCTGCTGAAGGACCGGGTCGCCGAGGTGCGCGAGTTCGCCGACGCGGTGGTGCGGGTCGCCGAGGGCGGCACCGCGCTGGACCCGGAGGTGGTGCAGCAGTTGCTCAGCCGCAGCCGCAAGGGCGACGTTCTGGCCAATCTCACGCCGCGCGAGCGCGAGGTGCTCGGCCTGATGGCGGAGGGGCGCACCAACGCGGCGGTGGCCAAGCAGCTGGTGGTCTCGGACGGCGCCGTGGAGAAGCACGTCAGCAACATCTTCCTCAAGCTCGGCCTGGCGCAGAGCCCGGAGGACCACCGCCGGGTGCTCGCGGTGCTCACCTACCTGAACTCGTAG
- a CDS encoding polyprenyl synthetase family protein, with product MTVVGPFGLSVQDRDLTRDVQIGLDAVEAALAEAVKCDVPFITVTASHLLEAGGKRFRPLLLLLAAQFGDPGAPGVVPAAVVVELTHLATLYHDDVMDEAPVRRGTESANSRWDNSVAILTGDFLFSRASQVLADLGPAAVRMQAEAFERLVTGQILETRGPGPDGDPLLHYLDVLEGKTGSLIAVSCRIGALVAGAEPWLVETLGEFGERIGIAFQLADDVLDIASDGHESGKTPGTDLREGVPTLPTLLLQQMPADPSDPDDTRLRELLTQDLSDDDLHAEALRLLRAHPALERARRETLRHAEEARALLAPLPDCAAKAALDGLCDAVAIRTM from the coding sequence GTGACCGTCGTGGGACCCTTCGGGCTCAGCGTGCAGGACCGCGACCTGACCCGTGACGTCCAGATCGGACTGGACGCGGTGGAGGCGGCGCTCGCCGAGGCCGTCAAGTGCGACGTCCCCTTCATCACCGTCACCGCCAGCCACCTGCTCGAGGCCGGCGGCAAGCGCTTCCGCCCGCTGCTCCTGCTGCTGGCCGCCCAGTTCGGCGACCCCGGCGCGCCCGGCGTGGTGCCGGCCGCGGTGGTGGTCGAGCTGACCCACTTGGCCACGCTGTACCACGACGACGTGATGGACGAGGCCCCGGTGCGCCGCGGGACGGAGAGCGCCAACTCCCGCTGGGACAATTCGGTGGCCATCCTCACCGGCGACTTCCTGTTCTCCCGCGCCTCCCAGGTGCTGGCCGACCTCGGCCCGGCGGCGGTGCGGATGCAGGCCGAGGCCTTCGAGCGGCTGGTCACCGGCCAGATCCTGGAGACCCGCGGACCCGGCCCGGACGGGGACCCGCTGCTGCACTACCTGGACGTGCTGGAGGGCAAGACCGGCTCGCTGATCGCCGTCTCCTGCCGGATAGGAGCGCTGGTGGCCGGCGCCGAGCCGTGGCTGGTGGAGACCCTCGGCGAGTTCGGCGAGCGGATCGGCATCGCCTTCCAGCTGGCCGACGACGTGCTGGACATCGCCAGCGACGGCCACGAGTCCGGCAAGACCCCCGGCACCGACCTGCGCGAGGGCGTGCCCACCCTGCCGACCCTGCTGCTGCAGCAGATGCCGGCCGACCCGTCCGACCCCGACGACACCCGGCTGCGCGAACTGCTCACCCAGGACCTCTCCGACGACGACCTGCACGCCGAGGCGCTGCGCCTGCTGCGCGCCCACCCCGCGCTGGAGCGCGCCCGCCGGGAGACCCTGCGGCACGCCGAGGAGGCCCGGGCGCTGCTGGCCCCGCTGCCGGACTGCGCGGCGAAGGCGGCCCTGGACGGGCTGTGCGACGCGGTGGCGATCCGCACGATGTGA
- the nuoN gene encoding NADH-quinone oxidoreductase subunit NuoN has product MSASAVLAAAGGNTPSIPAPHIEYGQLSPMLVVFGAAVAGILVEAFVPRRFRHWSQVSLALVGLVGAFVAVVVLAAQGHAPRIDLLAMESVALDGPALFLQGVILLVAVVTVLTYAERRLEPKAGGAPADAFAAQAAATPGGEQERAAIRAGFTTTEVFPLTMFAVGGMLLFPAANDLLTMFVALEVFSLPLYLLCALARRRRLLSQEAAVKYFLLGAFASAFFLFGTALLYGYAGSVKLGDIADVVSGKAMTTPAQLSTTQSDVLLLTGLAMLAVGLLFKVGAVPFHSWTPDVYQGAPTPVTGFMASATKVAAFGAFLRLFYVAFPGLRLDWRPVLWGVAILTMVVGAVLAVTQQDVKRLLAYSSIAHAGFILTGVIAVNKQGLSSVLFYLAAYSFVTLGAFAVVTLVRDSKGEATHLSSWAGLGRRSPLVAAVFALFLLAFAGIPLTSGFTGKFAVFQAAAAGGATPLVIVGVLSSAVAAFFYIRVIVLMFFSDPKPGGPTVAIPSAFTATAIGVGVLVTLGLGLLPQYFLDLASKASLFAY; this is encoded by the coding sequence GTGAGTGCCAGCGCAGTGCTCGCCGCCGCCGGCGGCAACACCCCGAGCATCCCCGCACCGCACATCGAGTACGGCCAACTCTCCCCGATGCTGGTGGTGTTCGGCGCCGCCGTGGCCGGCATCCTGGTCGAGGCGTTCGTCCCCCGCAGGTTCCGCCACTGGAGTCAGGTCTCGCTCGCCCTGGTCGGGCTGGTCGGCGCCTTCGTCGCCGTGGTGGTGCTGGCCGCGCAGGGCCACGCGCCCCGGATCGACCTGCTGGCCATGGAGTCGGTCGCGCTGGACGGCCCGGCGCTGTTCCTGCAGGGCGTGATCCTGCTGGTCGCGGTCGTCACGGTGCTCACCTACGCCGAGCGCAGGCTGGAGCCGAAGGCCGGCGGCGCGCCCGCCGACGCCTTCGCCGCCCAGGCGGCCGCCACCCCGGGCGGGGAGCAGGAGCGGGCCGCGATCCGGGCCGGCTTCACCACCACCGAGGTCTTCCCGCTGACCATGTTCGCGGTCGGCGGCATGCTGCTCTTCCCGGCCGCCAACGACCTGCTGACCATGTTCGTGGCGCTGGAGGTCTTCTCCCTGCCGCTGTACCTGCTCTGCGCGCTGGCCCGGCGCCGCCGGCTGCTGTCCCAGGAGGCGGCGGTCAAGTACTTCCTGCTCGGCGCCTTCGCCTCGGCGTTCTTCCTGTTCGGCACCGCGCTGCTGTACGGCTACGCCGGCAGCGTGAAGCTCGGCGACATCGCGGACGTCGTCTCCGGCAAGGCGATGACCACCCCGGCGCAGCTGAGCACCACCCAGAGCGACGTGCTGCTGCTGACCGGTCTGGCGATGCTGGCGGTGGGCCTGCTGTTCAAGGTCGGCGCGGTGCCGTTCCACTCCTGGACCCCGGACGTCTACCAGGGCGCGCCGACCCCGGTGACCGGTTTCATGGCCTCGGCGACCAAGGTCGCGGCCTTCGGGGCGTTCCTGCGGCTGTTCTACGTGGCCTTCCCGGGGCTGCGGCTGGACTGGCGCCCGGTGCTGTGGGGCGTGGCGATCCTGACCATGGTGGTCGGCGCGGTGCTGGCGGTGACCCAGCAGGACGTCAAGCGGCTGCTGGCGTACTCCTCGATCGCGCACGCCGGGTTCATCCTGACCGGGGTGATCGCGGTCAACAAGCAGGGGCTGTCCTCGGTGCTGTTCTACCTGGCGGCGTACTCCTTCGTGACGCTCGGCGCCTTCGCCGTGGTCACCCTGGTGCGGGACTCCAAGGGCGAGGCGACCCACCTGTCCAGCTGGGCCGGGCTCGGCCGGCGTTCGCCGCTGGTGGCGGCGGTGTTCGCGCTGTTCCTGCTGGCCTTCGCCGGGATCCCGCTGACCTCGGGTTTCACCGGGAAGTTCGCGGTGTTCCAGGCGGCGGCGGCCGGCGGCGCGACGCCGCTGGTGATTGTCGGTGTGCTGAGCTCGGCGGTGGCCGCGTTCTTCTACATCCGGGTGATCGTGCTGATGTTCTTCTCCGACCCGAAGCCGGGCGGCCCGACGGTGGCGATCCCGAGCGCCTTCACGGCGACCGCGATCGGGGTGGGGGTGCTGGTCACGCTGGGCCTGGGCCTGCTGCCGCAGTACTTCCTGGACCTCGCCTCCAAGGCCTCCCTGTTCGCATACTGA
- a CDS encoding NADH-quinone oxidoreductase subunit M has translation MSVLLTTTCAVPAAGAVLTAALPAGATEARRRTTKTVALAVSAVTLVLAAAVALRFDPHGARYQLTESYGWIRSFGITFSLGVDGIGAALALLTAVLVPMVMLASWHDADPPSLPANGQEGPSPAAPDGTFENRRRTQGFFALILAVEAMVIVSFYATDVFLFYVFFEAMLIPMYFLIGGFGDRAGGPESARQRSYAAVKFLLYNLLGGLVMLAAVIGLYVVAQDQGLGTFDLPTLTDAIAGGSLKLSGTAQNALFLGFFFAFAVKAPLWPLHTWLPNAMGEATAGTAVLITAVVDKVGTFAMLRFCLGLFPDASKTFAPAILVLSLIGIVYGALLAVGQKDIKRLVAYASISHFGFIIMGIFALTSQGQSGATLYMVNHGLSTAAWMLVAGFLISRRGSRMIADYGGVQKVAPVLAGTFLIGSLATLSLPGLAPFVSEFLVLVGTFTRYPVIGVIATIGIVLAALYALLLYQRTMTGPVKEGVRSMPDLKVRELAVVAPLVALTILLGVYPKPLTDLVNPSVNATLSQVHRTDPAPAHPVAATSGGEQK, from the coding sequence GTGAGCGTCCTGCTGACCACCACCTGCGCCGTCCCGGCGGCCGGCGCGGTGCTGACCGCCGCCCTGCCCGCCGGGGCCACCGAGGCCCGGCGCCGCACCACCAAGACCGTCGCGCTGGCCGTCTCGGCGGTCACCCTGGTGCTGGCCGCCGCCGTGGCGCTGCGGTTCGACCCGCACGGCGCCCGCTACCAGCTGACCGAGTCCTACGGCTGGATCCGTTCCTTCGGCATCACCTTCTCGCTCGGCGTGGACGGCATCGGCGCGGCGCTGGCCCTGCTGACGGCCGTCCTGGTGCCGATGGTGATGCTGGCCTCCTGGCACGACGCCGACCCGCCCTCCTTGCCCGCCAACGGGCAGGAGGGGCCCAGCCCCGCCGCACCGGACGGGACCTTCGAGAACAGGCGGCGCACCCAGGGCTTCTTCGCCCTGATCCTGGCGGTGGAGGCGATGGTGATCGTCTCCTTCTACGCCACCGACGTCTTCCTGTTCTACGTGTTCTTCGAAGCCATGCTGATCCCGATGTACTTCCTGATCGGCGGCTTCGGCGACCGGGCGGGCGGCCCGGAGTCCGCGCGCCAGCGCTCCTACGCGGCCGTCAAGTTCCTGCTGTACAACCTGCTCGGCGGCCTGGTGATGCTGGCCGCCGTGATCGGCCTGTACGTGGTCGCCCAGGACCAGGGTCTGGGCACCTTCGACCTGCCCACGCTGACCGACGCGATCGCCGGCGGCAGCCTGAAGCTGTCCGGCACCGCCCAGAACGCGCTGTTCCTCGGCTTCTTCTTCGCCTTCGCGGTGAAGGCCCCGCTGTGGCCGCTGCACACCTGGCTGCCGAACGCGATGGGCGAGGCCACCGCCGGAACCGCCGTGCTGATCACCGCGGTGGTGGACAAGGTCGGCACCTTCGCGATGCTGCGCTTCTGCCTCGGGCTGTTCCCGGACGCCTCGAAGACCTTCGCCCCGGCGATCCTGGTGCTGTCGCTGATCGGGATCGTCTACGGCGCGCTGCTGGCGGTCGGTCAGAAGGACATCAAGCGGCTGGTCGCCTACGCCTCGATCTCGCACTTCGGCTTCATCATCATGGGCATCTTCGCGCTGACCAGTCAGGGCCAGAGCGGTGCGACCCTGTACATGGTCAACCACGGCCTGTCCACCGCCGCGTGGATGCTGGTGGCCGGCTTCCTGATCTCCCGGCGCGGCTCGCGGATGATCGCCGACTACGGCGGGGTGCAGAAGGTCGCCCCGGTGCTCGCCGGGACGTTCCTGATCGGCAGCCTGGCCACCCTGTCGCTGCCGGGACTGGCCCCGTTCGTCAGCGAGTTCCTGGTGCTGGTGGGCACCTTCACCCGCTACCCGGTGATCGGCGTGATCGCCACCATCGGCATCGTGCTGGCCGCGCTGTACGCCCTGCTGCTGTACCAGCGCACCATGACCGGCCCGGTGAAGGAGGGCGTGCGGTCGATGCCCGACCTCAAGGTCCGCGAACTGGCCGTGGTGGCGCCGCTGGTGGCGCTGACCATCCTGCTCGGCGTCTACCCCAAGCCGCTCACCGACCTGGTGAACCCGTCGGTGAACGCGACGCTCTCGCAGGTCCACCGGACCGACCCGGCGCCGGCCCACCCGGTCGCCGCCACCTCAGGAGGTGAGCAGAAGTGA